A portion of the Magnetovibrio sp. genome contains these proteins:
- a CDS encoding F0F1 ATP synthase subunit A encodes MADPIAQFNIKPLVEISLGGVDASITNASAFMVLTVVSITAFLVMGMRGRDLVPGRWQSMAELSYEFVAGLLRDNVGSEGRKYFPFVFSLFMFILFANMIGLLPYSFTVTSHIIVTFALAMTVFVIITAVAIARHGFKFFSYFVPSGVPMAVMPLMVPIEIISYLSRPVSLSVRLFANMMAGHTMMKVFAGFIVPMSVAGILPFGIDVLMVGFEFLVAFLQAYVFTVLTCLYLHDAIHLH; translated from the coding sequence GTGGCAGATCCCATTGCACAATTTAATATCAAACCTCTGGTCGAGATCAGTCTTGGTGGTGTAGACGCATCCATCACCAACGCCAGCGCCTTCATGGTGCTGACCGTGGTCTCCATCACGGCGTTTTTGGTTATGGGCATGCGCGGGCGCGACTTGGTTCCCGGCCGCTGGCAATCGATGGCCGAACTGAGTTACGAATTCGTCGCCGGACTACTCCGCGACAATGTCGGCTCCGAAGGGCGCAAGTACTTCCCCTTCGTTTTCTCGCTGTTCATGTTCATCCTGTTCGCCAACATGATCGGCCTGCTGCCTTACAGCTTCACCGTCACCAGCCACATCATCGTGACGTTTGCCTTGGCGATGACCGTGTTTGTGATCATCACGGCCGTGGCCATTGCACGCCACGGCTTTAAATTCTTCTCCTACTTCGTACCTTCCGGTGTGCCGATGGCGGTGATGCCGCTGATGGTGCCGATCGAGATCATTTCCTATCTCTCGCGCCCGGTCAGCCTGTCGGTACGTCTGTTCGCCAATATGATGGCCGGTCACACCATGATGAAGGTGTTTGCCGGATTTATCGTGCCGATGAGCGTCGCAGGCATCTTGCCGTTTGGCATTGATGTCTTGATGGTCGGCTTTGAATTTTTGGTCGCATTCTTGCAGGCATACGTGTTTACGGTCTTGACCTGCCTGTACCTGCATGACGCGATCCACCTGCACTAA
- a CDS encoding AtpZ/AtpI family protein, giving the protein MTDHDPERSLQAQGDDLSQRIRKARQVELGTSRKEPKLRNEKSGLGQAFRISTELISALLVGVGLGWGLDRLLGTKPWMMIICIFLGGAAGILNVYKTAMRMADDLNEDLKEDLKESETSGATNGNDTDPNGRPSPKK; this is encoded by the coding sequence ATGACGGACCATGATCCTGAGCGATCATTGCAAGCACAAGGCGACGATCTGAGCCAGCGTATCCGCAAGGCACGCCAGGTCGAATTGGGAACGTCCCGAAAAGAGCCGAAGCTTCGCAATGAAAAATCCGGCCTAGGACAGGCCTTTCGCATCAGCACCGAACTCATTTCGGCGCTTTTGGTGGGGGTTGGACTGGGTTGGGGGCTGGACCGGTTGCTCGGCACCAAGCCGTGGATGATGATCATCTGCATCTTCCTGGGCGGGGCGGCCGGCATTTTGAACGTGTATAAGACCGCCATGCGCATGGCGGACGACTTGAACGAAGACTTGAAGGAAGATTTGAAGGAATCCGAGACCTCTGGCGCAACAAATGGGAACGACACCGATCCGAACGGTCGGCCAAGCCCCAAAAAATGA
- the smc gene encoding chromosome segregation protein SMC, translated as MLRFTKLRLSGFKSFVDPTELKIEPGLTGVVGPNGCGKSNLVEALKWVMGETSAKQMRGASMDDVIFGGSSNRPARNVAEVVLHLDNKARIAPAMFNDAEDLEVVRKIERESGSNYKVNGKDVRAKDVQLLFADAASGSRSTALVSQGKIGQVISAKPADRRVLLEEAAGITGLHSRRHEAELRLRGAENNLSRLDDILITLEGQLQSLKKQARQATRYRNLSDHIRKAEALLFHIRWINAIDGLEVDREKLKEAEAIVAQLTAQVAAAATAQAGAADVVPGLRQVETEAAAELQRLSLARDGLDDEVKRIEDARLDRVHRLEQVSHDIARERNLAEDATQASERLLHEKNDIVAAQDGEGDAVEEAAEALSEATALVNELEENHTQLTDKLAADEAQRASLTRSVQDLETRIDQLSHRLRELNDQRKHLERVASETSGLNAAEAALAAAEDAITGAREHLETAEATSAATQETSENVRQHLQEVRVALSRLEAEEQALAKVLETGEPEMWPPMIEAVSVEVGFEAALGAALGEELDASSDESAPVHWTALDPYPDAPALPAGARALSDVTQAPHALKRRLSQIGVVDDVATGERLSRELKQGQRLVSREGALWRWDGYTITEGAQTAAAVRLEQLNRLKDVRAQLETAEAQVDEADAKALSAREAAEDARDAERAARQALREREAAHSQARDQVAQIRTQIAEQNSKLEAVVNAAETLERDISEAKEQCVESQVALGELPNTELARENVMRVREELADKRTIQVERQGIFAGLKRNAEERARRLADIERELASWSERSEGAVQRIADLEERTGQIRAELEELAQRPEEIKQKRLQLLDFIDAAEAKRQAAADQLAEAERRLAESDKGLREAESGLALARETRVRIEGSVEQGKQACASIAERVKEKLDCGPDNLAEVAELEADAALPDEESVERKVERLMRERDTMGPVNLRAEDESREMEEQIDTLKNERGDLIEAIEKLRRGINELNREGRERLLASFREVDKHFQELFVRLFGGGQAHLKLIEADDPLESGLEILASPPGKRMQVLSLLSGGEQALTATALLFAVFMTNPAPICVLDEVDAPLDDANVDRFCTMLEEMAASGSTRFMIITHHRMTMARMDRLFGVTMSERGVSQLVSVDLEQAEKFRESA; from the coding sequence GTGCTGCGCTTCACTAAGCTCAGACTTTCAGGGTTTAAGTCCTTCGTCGATCCGACCGAGCTCAAGATTGAGCCCGGTCTGACCGGCGTGGTCGGGCCCAACGGCTGTGGCAAGTCCAACTTGGTCGAAGCGCTCAAGTGGGTGATGGGCGAAACGTCGGCCAAGCAGATGCGCGGCGCGTCCATGGACGACGTGATTTTCGGCGGTTCTTCCAACCGTCCGGCACGCAACGTTGCCGAGGTGGTCTTGCACTTGGACAACAAGGCGCGCATCGCGCCGGCGATGTTCAACGATGCCGAAGATCTGGAAGTTGTGCGCAAGATCGAGCGCGAAAGCGGCTCCAACTATAAGGTCAACGGCAAGGACGTGCGTGCCAAAGACGTGCAGCTGCTGTTCGCCGACGCCGCGTCGGGTTCACGCTCCACCGCGCTGGTCAGCCAAGGCAAGATCGGCCAAGTCATTTCCGCCAAACCCGCCGACCGCCGCGTGCTGTTGGAAGAAGCCGCCGGCATCACCGGCCTGCATTCGCGCCGTCACGAAGCCGAACTGCGCTTGCGCGGCGCGGAAAACAACCTGTCGCGGTTGGACGACATCCTCATCACCTTGGAAGGCCAGCTGCAAAGCCTGAAAAAACAGGCCCGCCAAGCGACCCGCTACCGCAATTTGTCCGACCACATCCGTAAGGCCGAGGCTTTGCTGTTTCACATTCGCTGGATCAACGCCATCGACGGCTTAGAAGTGGACCGTGAAAAGCTCAAGGAAGCCGAAGCCATCGTCGCGCAACTGACCGCCCAGGTCGCGGCGGCGGCGACCGCCCAGGCGGGCGCGGCGGACGTGGTGCCGGGTCTGCGCCAAGTCGAAACCGAGGCGGCAGCGGAATTGCAACGCCTGTCCTTGGCCCGCGACGGCCTCGACGACGAGGTCAAACGCATCGAGGACGCGCGTCTGGACCGGGTTCACCGCTTGGAACAGGTCAGCCACGACATCGCCCGCGAACGCAACTTGGCCGAAGACGCAACCCAGGCATCGGAACGGCTGCTGCACGAAAAGAACGACATCGTCGCCGCCCAGGACGGCGAAGGTGACGCGGTCGAGGAAGCCGCCGAAGCACTCAGCGAAGCGACCGCGCTGGTCAACGAGTTGGAAGAAAACCACACCCAACTGACCGACAAGTTGGCCGCCGACGAAGCCCAGCGCGCCAGCCTGACGCGTTCGGTGCAGGATCTTGAAACGCGCATCGATCAACTGTCGCACCGTCTGCGCGAGCTCAATGACCAACGCAAGCACCTGGAACGGGTGGCGTCGGAAACCAGCGGCCTCAACGCCGCCGAAGCCGCGCTGGCCGCCGCCGAAGACGCCATCACCGGCGCGCGCGAACATTTGGAAACGGCCGAGGCGACCTCCGCCGCCACCCAGGAAACGTCCGAAAACGTCCGCCAGCATTTGCAAGAAGTGCGCGTCGCGCTGTCGCGTCTGGAAGCCGAAGAACAAGCCCTGGCGAAGGTTCTCGAAACCGGCGAGCCGGAAATGTGGCCGCCGATGATCGAAGCCGTGTCGGTCGAAGTGGGTTTCGAGGCCGCTTTGGGCGCGGCGTTGGGCGAAGAGCTGGACGCGTCGTCAGACGAATCCGCGCCGGTGCACTGGACCGCGTTGGATCCCTATCCCGACGCCCCCGCCCTGCCCGCCGGCGCGCGGGCGCTGTCCGATGTCACCCAGGCCCCGCATGCCTTGAAACGCCGCCTGAGCCAAATCGGCGTGGTCGATGATGTGGCCACCGGCGAACGCCTGTCGCGCGAACTGAAACAAGGTCAACGCTTGGTCAGCCGCGAAGGCGCGCTGTGGCGTTGGGACGGCTATACCATCACCGAAGGCGCGCAAACCGCCGCTGCGGTGCGCCTGGAACAACTCAACCGCTTGAAAGACGTGCGCGCCCAGTTGGAGACCGCCGAGGCGCAAGTCGACGAAGCCGACGCCAAAGCGCTCAGCGCCCGCGAAGCCGCCGAAGACGCCCGCGACGCGGAACGCGCCGCCCGCCAAGCGCTGCGCGAACGCGAAGCCGCGCACAGCCAGGCCCGCGATCAGGTCGCCCAGATCCGCACCCAAATCGCCGAACAGAATTCCAAATTGGAAGCTGTGGTCAACGCCGCCGAAACCTTGGAGCGCGATATTTCCGAGGCCAAGGAGCAATGCGTCGAATCACAAGTCGCGCTGGGCGAACTGCCCAACACCGAATTGGCCCGCGAAAACGTCATGCGGGTGCGCGAGGAACTGGCCGACAAACGCACCATCCAGGTCGAACGCCAAGGCATTTTCGCCGGCCTCAAGCGCAACGCCGAAGAACGCGCCCGGCGCTTGGCCGACATCGAACGCGAATTGGCGTCGTGGTCGGAACGCTCGGAAGGCGCGGTGCAGCGCATTGCAGATCTGGAAGAACGCACCGGCCAAATCCGCGCCGAATTGGAAGAACTGGCCCAGCGCCCCGAAGAGATCAAGCAAAAGCGTCTGCAACTGCTCGACTTCATCGACGCGGCGGAAGCCAAACGTCAAGCCGCCGCCGATCAACTGGCCGAAGCCGAACGCAGGCTGGCCGAAAGCGACAAAGGCCTGCGCGAAGCCGAAAGCGGCCTGGCGCTGGCACGCGAAACCCGGGTGCGCATCGAAGGCTCTGTCGAACAAGGCAAACAGGCGTGTGCGTCGATCGCCGAACGGGTCAAGGAAAAGCTCGATTGCGGTCCCGACAACCTTGCCGAAGTGGCCGAGTTGGAAGCCGACGCCGCCCTGCCCGATGAAGAATCGGTGGAACGCAAGGTCGAACGCCTGATGCGCGAACGCGACACCATGGGCCCGGTCAACTTGCGCGCTGAAGACGAATCGCGTGAAATGGAAGAGCAGATCGACACCTTGAAAAACGAGCGTGGCGACCTGATCGAAGCCATCGAAAAGCTGCGCCGGGGCATCAACGAGCTGAACCGCGAGGGCCGCGAACGTCTGTTGGCGTCATTCCGCGAGGTCGACAAACACTTCCAAGAGCTGTTCGTGCGCCTGTTCGGCGGTGGTCAGGCCCATCTGAAACTGATTGAAGCGGACGATCCGCTCGAATCGGGCCTCGAAATTCTCGCCAGCCCGCCGGGCAAACGCATGCAGGTGCTGAGCCTGCTGTCGGGCGGCGAACAGGCCTTGACCGCCACCGCGCTGTTGTTTGCGGTGTTCATGACCAATCCGGCGCCGATTTGCGTGCTCGACGAGGTCGACGCCCCACTCGACGACGCCAACGTCGACCGTTTCTGCACCATGCTGGAAGAAATGGCTGCATCCGGCTCGACGCGTTTCATGATCATCACCCACCACCGCATGACCATGGCCCGCATGGACCGTCTGTTTGGCGTCACCATGTCGGAACGCGGCGTCAGCCAATTGGTCAGCGTAGACCTTGAACAAGCTGAAAAATTCCGCGAGTCGGCCTAG
- a CDS encoding DsbA family protein, with protein sequence MSTYTIKAKALNILSHAAPFALAVVLVVSALTVNGGARAEMASINDALSEMSIGSPDAPVTLHEYSSLTCGHCANFHVNTLPEIKKNYVDTGKVRIVFHDFPLDNLALAAAMIARCAGPKRHFELFDRLYHAQDSWARSDKPRAALVSIARFSGLSIEDVDQCLRSEELAQGIQSTSQNAQDLYAISSTPTFILEGKKIQGAMAFDDFKDELDKALSAKGAN encoded by the coding sequence ATGTCCACATATACCATCAAAGCCAAAGCCTTGAACATCTTGAGTCACGCCGCGCCGTTTGCGCTGGCGGTCGTGCTTGTGGTGTCCGCTCTCACCGTGAACGGTGGCGCGCGCGCTGAAATGGCGTCCATCAACGACGCGCTCAGCGAAATGAGCATCGGCTCGCCGGACGCGCCGGTCACGTTGCATGAATATTCGTCGCTGACATGCGGCCATTGCGCCAACTTCCACGTCAATACTTTGCCCGAGATCAAAAAGAATTACGTCGACACCGGCAAGGTGCGCATCGTGTTTCACGATTTCCCGCTCGACAATCTGGCGCTCGCCGCCGCGATGATCGCACGTTGCGCCGGGCCGAAGCGTCATTTCGAACTGTTCGACCGCCTCTATCACGCTCAAGACAGCTGGGCGCGTTCCGATAAGCCGCGCGCGGCGTTGGTCAGCATCGCACGGTTCTCCGGCCTCAGCATCGAAGACGTCGATCAATGTCTGCGCAGCGAAGAATTGGCCCAAGGCATCCAAAGCACGTCGCAAAACGCGCAGGATCTCTACGCCATCAGCTCGACGCCGACGTTCATCTTGGAAGGTAAGAAAATCCAAGGCGCGATGGCGTTCGACGATTTCAAAGACGAATTGGACAAGGCTTTGAGCGCCAAAGGGGCCAACTGA
- a CDS encoding DUF721 domain-containing protein gives MNMAAKSTTDDSKKKPRGIVPSETRTRWAAPVALSVDRLTKRLLGKHGFTHGAIVTKWPEIVGDTMARHTQPEKIVFSRDGATGGTLHLKTDSGAFATQLQHQEPQIIERINTFFGYRAVVRIKLIQGPLPQGAPDQPNQPPRPLNEAEAADLSHTVALVDDPEIQEALARLGANIKGRNKDTD, from the coding sequence ATGAACATGGCAGCGAAATCCACCACGGACGATTCAAAAAAGAAACCGCGCGGCATCGTCCCCAGCGAGACCCGTACCCGTTGGGCCGCACCGGTCGCGCTATCCGTCGACCGCCTGACCAAACGCCTGCTCGGCAAACATGGCTTCACCCACGGCGCCATCGTCACAAAATGGCCAGAAATTGTCGGCGATACTATGGCTCGTCACACTCAGCCGGAGAAAATCGTCTTCTCCCGCGACGGTGCGACCGGCGGCACGCTGCATTTGAAAACCGACAGCGGCGCGTTCGCCACCCAACTGCAACATCAGGAGCCGCAGATCATTGAGCGCATCAACACGTTTTTCGGCTACAGGGCGGTGGTTCGGATCAAGCTGATCCAAGGCCCCCTGCCCCAGGGCGCACCAGACCAGCCAAACCAGCCGCCGCGACCGTTGAACGAAGCCGAAGCCGCCGACTTGAGCCACACCGTGGCCCTCGTTGACGACCCGGAGATCCAAGAGGCGCTGGCGCGGTTGGGCGCCAACATAAAAGGACGAAATAAGGATACGGATTGA
- the mutY gene encoding A/G-specific adenine glycosylase: MPQTPSALDLSTALLAWFSRTGRSDLPWRDAPCGARDPYRVWLAEIMLQQTTCAAVIPYFNRFTSQWPDVKALARADTDDVMRAWAGLGYYARARNMVKCAQEVAEHRQGAFPTNEQDLLSLPGIGPYTAAAIAAIAFQGPAAPVDGNVIRVLSRLYAIEDVMPANKRVVGDYAAKMLPPGRSGDFAEALMDLGATLCKPKNPNCAACPWTDACQAHREDRVADFPVKAAKKEKPTRRGWAFWIERADGCILLERRPDKGLLGGMTGFPSTPWQTDAIAAAQAVASLPFAGRWEALEETVRHTFTHFHLELGVIKVSVQDVPGEGLWSAPHDVEKHALPSVMKKISALLL; the protein is encoded by the coding sequence ATGCCGCAGACGCCATCCGCCCTCGACCTCAGCACCGCCTTGTTGGCCTGGTTCAGCCGCACCGGGCGCAGCGACCTGCCGTGGCGCGATGCGCCGTGCGGGGCGCGCGATCCGTATCGGGTGTGGCTGGCGGAAATCATGTTGCAGCAAACCACCTGCGCGGCGGTGATTCCCTATTTCAACCGCTTCACCAGCCAATGGCCGGACGTCAAGGCGCTGGCGCGCGCCGACACGGATGATGTGATGCGCGCATGGGCGGGTTTGGGCTACTACGCACGGGCGCGCAACATGGTCAAATGCGCCCAGGAAGTGGCGGAACACCGGCAAGGCGCCTTTCCCACCAACGAGCAAGACCTGCTGAGCTTGCCGGGCATTGGTCCTTATACCGCCGCCGCGATCGCCGCGATCGCCTTTCAAGGCCCCGCCGCGCCGGTTGACGGCAATGTCATTCGCGTGCTCAGCCGGTTATATGCCATCGAAGACGTGATGCCCGCGAACAAGAGGGTGGTCGGCGACTACGCAGCAAAGATGCTGCCTCCTGGGCGCAGCGGCGATTTCGCCGAAGCGCTGATGGATCTGGGGGCGACCCTATGCAAGCCGAAAAATCCCAACTGCGCCGCATGTCCGTGGACCGACGCTTGCCAGGCGCACCGCGAAGACCGGGTAGCGGATTTTCCGGTCAAGGCGGCGAAAAAAGAAAAGCCTACGCGGCGCGGTTGGGCGTTTTGGATCGAACGCGCCGACGGGTGCATCTTGCTGGAACGCCGCCCCGACAAGGGTCTGCTGGGCGGTATGACGGGCTTTCCGTCAACGCCTTGGCAAACAGACGCCATCGCGGCCGCGCAAGCCGTCGCTAGTTTACCGTTCGCTGGGCGATGGGAGGCGCTGGAGGAAACCGTTCGCCACACCTTTACGCACTTCCATCTGGAGCTGGGGGTGATCAAGGTATCCGTGCAGGACGTGCCGGGCGAGGGGCTGTGGAGTGCACCGCACGATGTCGAAAAGCACGCCTTGCCCAGCGTGATGAAAAAAATATCCGCGTTGCTTTTATGA
- a CDS encoding sigma-54 dependent transcriptional regulator gives MVDKSRVLLVEDTVPLARTYEAYLEGEPYDVTHVETGKEALAILAETPPDVVLLDLMLPDMDGLSILEHISTEQIPSAVVVITANASLNTAIDAMRLGALDFMVKPFNAARLKVTLKNVLERQQLSQIVATYRNDIDRREYQGFIGSSLAMQRVYRIIDSAAGSKATVFITGESGTGKEVCAEAIHRQSPRASKPIVALNCGAIPKDLMESEIFGHVKGAFTGAVTDRDGAATRAAGGTLFLDEICEMDLNLQTKLLRFIQTGTFQKVGGSKLEDVDIRFVCATNKDPMVEVAEGRFREDLFYRLHVIPIHMPALKEREDDVLAIAEKLLADYAAEEGKPFKGFDAKVRAVFKAYSWPGNVRQLQNVVRNIVVLNDGELVDSTMLPAPLDQLLDNVNPLPETSPARPASFPTSFGPVTEHASRGNGLMPARKEDLRPLDEMERTIIEHAIDLCDGNVPQAASHLGISASTIYRKRQNWEEMMDA, from the coding sequence ATGGTTGATAAATCTAGAGTATTGCTCGTAGAGGATACGGTGCCTTTGGCGCGGACGTACGAGGCCTACCTTGAGGGTGAGCCGTACGACGTTACCCATGTGGAAACCGGCAAGGAAGCCTTGGCCATTTTGGCGGAAACGCCGCCCGATGTGGTGCTCTTGGATCTGATGCTGCCTGACATGGATGGCTTGAGCATTTTGGAGCATATCTCCACAGAGCAAATTCCTTCTGCGGTGGTGGTGATTACGGCCAACGCCTCTCTCAACACGGCGATCGACGCCATGCGTCTTGGCGCACTCGACTTCATGGTCAAGCCCTTCAATGCCGCTCGTTTGAAGGTAACGCTGAAAAACGTCCTGGAACGCCAGCAACTCAGTCAGATCGTTGCAACCTACCGTAACGATATCGACCGGCGCGAATATCAAGGCTTCATCGGTTCGTCGCTGGCGATGCAGCGGGTCTATCGCATCATCGACAGCGCCGCGGGATCCAAGGCGACCGTGTTCATCACCGGCGAAAGCGGCACCGGTAAAGAGGTCTGCGCCGAGGCCATTCATCGCCAAAGTCCGCGTGCCAGCAAACCGATCGTTGCGCTCAATTGCGGCGCCATTCCCAAGGATTTGATGGAAAGTGAAATTTTCGGCCACGTCAAAGGTGCGTTCACCGGGGCTGTGACCGACCGTGACGGCGCGGCGACGCGGGCCGCGGGCGGCACGTTGTTTTTGGATGAGATCTGCGAAATGGACCTCAACCTCCAAACCAAGCTGTTGCGCTTCATCCAAACCGGGACTTTTCAAAAGGTCGGCGGCAGCAAGCTCGAAGACGTCGATATCCGCTTCGTGTGCGCCACCAACAAGGACCCCATGGTCGAAGTCGCGGAAGGGCGCTTTCGCGAAGATTTGTTCTACCGGCTGCATGTAATTCCCATTCACATGCCGGCCCTCAAGGAACGCGAAGACGACGTGCTGGCGATCGCGGAAAAATTGCTCGCCGATTACGCGGCGGAAGAGGGCAAGCCGTTCAAGGGCTTCGATGCAAAGGTGCGGGCCGTGTTCAAGGCCTATTCCTGGCCAGGCAACGTCCGCCAACTGCAAAACGTCGTGCGCAACATCGTGGTGCTGAACGATGGTGAACTGGTCGACAGCACCATGTTGCCCGCACCCTTGGATCAATTGCTCGATAACGTTAATCCGCTTCCGGAAACGTCACCGGCCCGTCCGGCAAGTTTTCCGACAAGCTTTGGCCCCGTGACCGAACACGCGTCCAGGGGCAATGGTTTGATGCCCGCACGCAAAGAGGATCTGCGGCCGTTGGACGAGATGGAGCGGACCATCATCGAGCATGCCATCGATTTATGCGATGGCAACGTTCCGCAGGCTGCGTCGCATCTGGGCATCAGCGCCTCGACCATTTACCGCAAGCGTCAAAACTGGGAAGAAATGATGGACGCGTAG